One window from the genome of Megalobrama amblycephala isolate DHTTF-2021 linkage group LG4, ASM1881202v1, whole genome shotgun sequence encodes:
- the LOC125266074 gene encoding proteasome subunit beta type-8-like: MYLCVFENRLYKLRNKQRISVSAASKLLSNMMLGYRGMGLSMGSMICGWDKQGPGLYYVDDNGTRLSGRMFSTGCGNSYAYGVVDSGYREDMTVEEAYELGRRGIAHATHRDAYSGGVVNLYHMQEDGWIKVCKEDVSELIHHYKKGMF, from the exons atgtatttatgtgtttttgaaaaCAGACTTTACAAACTACGTAACAAGCAGAGGATCTCAGTATCTGCAGCCTCCAAACTCCTGTCCAACATGATGCTGGGATACAGAGGCATGGGCCTGTCTATGGGGAGTATGATCTGTGGCTGGGACAAGCAG GGTCCAGGCCTGTACTACGTGGATGATAATGGCACACGTCTCTCTGGCCGGATGTTTTCCACTGGTTGTGGGAACAGCTATGCGTATGGTGTCGTGGACAGCGGTTATCGTGAGGATATGACTGTGGAGGAGGCATATGAGCTGGGTCGTCGTGGAATCGCTCATGCCACACACAGAGATGCTTACTCTGGTGGTGTGGTCAACC TTTACCACAtgcaggaggatggctggatcAAGGTGTGTAAGGAGGATGTGTCAGAGTTAATCCACCACTATAAGAAGGGAATGTTCTGA